In Eschrichtius robustus isolate mEscRob2 chromosome 11, mEscRob2.pri, whole genome shotgun sequence, the following proteins share a genomic window:
- the LOC137772447 gene encoding LOW QUALITY PROTEIN: olfactory receptor 9Q1-like (The sequence of the model RefSeq protein was modified relative to this genomic sequence to represent the inferred CDS: deleted 1 base in 1 codon): MAEKNLTLVTKFLLMAFIDCPEWALPLFLLFLFIYLITLLGNLGMIILIRLDLRLHTSMYFLLSHLSFMDTCYSFATVPLMMAVLLEPRAALSYTLCAAQFFLFTFFGSIDCYLLALMANDLYVAVCQPLLYVTIMRRKARLGFVCCVGGAYVAGVFSALVWKVSAFMLSFCGTNEIDFILCDLPPLLKITCGDIYTQEVVLIVFAIFVIPACIVVISVSYLIIVLAIMRIPSAGGRAKTFWTCATHLTAVSLFFGTLIFMYLRDNSSQSSEEDRVVSVFYITVIPTLNPLVYSLRNKEVMEALRNILSRARLS; encoded by the exons ATGGCAGAGAAGAACCTCACCTTGGTGACCAAATTCCTCCTCATGGCATTCATTGACTGTCCTGAATGGGCACTACCTCTCTTCCTCCTgtttctatttatctatctcaTCACCCTGTTGGGGAACTTGGGCATGATTATCCTGATCCGCTTGGATCTCCGACTCCACACCTCCATGTACTTCCTTCTGAGTCACCTCTCGTTCATGGACACCTGCTACTCGTTCGCCACTGTGCCTCTGATGATGGCTGTGTTGCTGGAGCCCAGGGCCGCTTTATCCTACACACTCTGTGCTGCCCAGTTCTTTCTCTTCACCTTCTTTGGCTCCATTGACTGCTACCTCCTGGCCCTCATGGCGAATGACCTCTACGTGGCCGTGTGCCAACCCCTGCTTTATGTCACTATCATGAGGAGGAAGGCCCGgttgggttttgtgtgt tgtgttgggggggctTACGTTGCTGGTGTCTTCAGCGCCTTGGTGTGGAAGGTCTCAGCTTTCATGCTCTCCTTTTGTGGAACCAATGAGATTGACTTCATTTTATGTGACCTCCCTCCTCTCTTAAAGATAACCTGTGGGGATATCTACACTCAGGAAGTGGTACTTATTGTGTTTGCCATTTTTGTCATCCCTGCCTGCATCGTGGTGATTTCGGTGTCCTACCTGATCATCGTCTTGGCCATTATGAGGATTCCCTCTGcaggaggccgggccaagacttTCTGGACGTGTGCCACCCACCTCACTGCAGTGTCACTCTTCTTTGGGACCCTCATCTTCATGTATCTGAGAGATAACTCTAGCCAGTCCTCGGAGGAGGACCGGGTGGTGTCTGTGTTTTACATAACAGTGATCCCCACGTTGAACCCTCTCGTCTACAGCCTGAGGAACAAGGAAGTGATGGAGGCTCTGAGGAACATTCTCAGCAGAGCCAGGTTGTCTTAG
- the LOC137772349 gene encoding LOW QUALITY PROTEIN: olfactory receptor 9Q2-like (The sequence of the model RefSeq protein was modified relative to this genomic sequence to represent the inferred CDS: substituted 2 bases at 2 genomic stop codons), with the protein MAGRNYTVVTEFFLTVFAEHTGGGGGVSPLFLVFLGFYILTLLGNSGMIFLTRKDRRLHTPMYFFLSHLSFGDVCXTSAIVPQMLAALLEHGRVISKARCAAHFFLFTFLAPIDCCLLAIMAYDRYVAVCRPLLXVTIMTEKARLGLVAGAYVAGFSSAFIRTVTTFTLFFCGNNEINFIFCGLPPLLKLAGGESYTQEVVIIVFSVFVMPACISVILVSYLFVIVAMMQVCSAWGQAKTFSTCTSHLTAVTLFFGTLIFMYLRDNSGQSLEADQVVSVLYTVVTPMLNPLIYSLRNKEVKESVVKSLSRSKASGRP; encoded by the coding sequence ATGGCTGGGAGGAATTACACCGTAGTGACAGAGTTCTTCCTTACTGTGTTCGCTGAACAtactggcgggggggggggggtgtctcctctctttctggtctttttgGGTTTCTATATACTCACTCTGCTGGGGAACTCGGGAATGATCTTCCTGACCCGCAAAGATCGCCGGCTCCACACCCCCATGTACTTCTTCCTCAGCCACCTTTCCTTCGGGGACGTCTGCTAGACCTCCGCCATCGTCCCCCAGATGCTGGCAGCGCTGCTGGAACACGGCAGAGTCATCTCCAAAGCGCGCTGTGCCGCCCACTTCTTCCTCTTCACCTTCCTTGCTCCCATTGACTGCTGCCTCTTGGCGATCATGGCCTATGACCGCTACGTGGCCGTGTGCCGACCGCTGCTTTAGGTCACCATCATGACCGAGAAGGCCCGCTTGGGTTTGGTAGCTGGGGCTTATGTTGCTGGTTTTTCCAGCGCCTTTATTCGAACGGTCACCACCTTCACTCTCTTCTTTTGTGGAAACAATGAGATCAACTTTATTTTCTGTGGCCTACCCCCTCTGCTAAAACTCGCTGGTGGGGAAAGCTACACCCAGGAGGTGGTGATTATTGTGTTCTCCGTTTTTGTCATGCCTGCTTGTATATCGGTCATCTTGGTTTCCTACCTGTTCGTCATCGTGGCCATGATGCAGGTCTGCTCTGCCTGGGGCCAGGCCAAGACCTTCTCTACCTGCACCTCCCACCTCACTGCTGTTACTCTCTTCTTTGGGACCCTCATCTTCATGTACCTGCGAGATAATTCGGGCCAGTCCTTGGAGGCAGACCAAGTGGTGTCCGTGCTCTACACAGTGGTGACCCCAATGTTGAACCCCCTCATCTACAGCCTGAGGAATAAGGAGGTCAAGGAGTCTGTTGTGAAATCCCTGAGCCGATCAAAGGCTTCTGGAAGGCCCTAG